The sequence below is a genomic window from Aspergillus nidulans FGSC A4 chromosome V.
CTGTTCATTTTCTTGAGTTGTAGCTGCCGACATTAATGCGTATAGATACCATAAGGTACTAGTGATATTTACATGGTGCTGGAAGCCTCAAGAGCTGGCCCTTGCATAGTCGTTTCCATATTATACTAGAAATAGTGTTTGTTATTTGTGGCTTCTCGAGTAGCAATCAGTTTACGAAGGCTGCCTGTGAAGTACCAGCAAACAGAAGGCCAGTAAACCTGCGAGCAAACCTCCCGGGTTCACGAGTACGCTCTGGTATGCTCTTGAGACCTGCAACACTGAGTGCAGCCTCTTATTGGGCCATTTATCCAGTCGGTCAAGGTTCTTCATACCTTATGTTCTTCAATACAATCAACACACACTTTATGGAAAACATGAATAAGCTGCTTGATGCCTGTCCCATTGTCGCACGATAGAAGCAAACAGATTTAGAGATTGCACATTATTTTGAACCTCCTGAGACTGAAGCCATATCCAGCCACTCTGGGTTACTAGCGCTTGGGTACCCAATCCAATTTGCAAGCCTCTCCAGATCAGGACGCGGGCAAAACTTTGATGCCGGGCTCATTCCAGCAGTTCCAGTGGCTTTGACTCATGAACAGGCATTTTCCTGTGTGGGCAAGTTCGAATCCGGAACAGTAGATCATGATTCGACGGACCTATGCTCAACCCTGCCCTTTGCCCCGAAAATTCTATATTCGTTGCCGCCGTCGTCCTACTCAGTCCATTCAAACAACCGACAGCCCACGGAGTTCGCGGCATCGTAGGAAACATAGCCAGGCTGGAATCAACCTACTCGTCGCGCCCCAAAGAACCACGGATCTGCAGTCGCCTGAACCAGTATACAGCTGTGTTGCATGCATCGTATGACTTCAAGCGCGAGAACAACTTCGAGGGGACCTCATTGAATCTGACCTTTAGGGACTGCCGATTTCCTCTCGAGACTGGCCTGTCTCGCAAAATTGACTAGAATGTCCTTGTTGTGGTGTGATTTCTGTCCTTGAACGGGGCGCATGGGTAGCGGACTTGGACATCCTCTGCATTGATTCGAAAATCTGTCTCGCGTTGTGAAAGATTGTGACAGACATGACCATGACCCTGTGGCATAAGATCGTAGTACGACTACACATCCATTGATAGCTGGGACGAACTTCTTGATATTCCGGAGAATGTGGTTGTTTTTCGCGCTCATGAAAATTGGGCGGCCCGCCTGGCAGCTGTCAGTATCCTGTatcaacaaggacaaggacaagggcACAGTATTGCATTGTTTGGCAACAAGAAAGTCTGTTTCAAGCCTTGAGGCTGAAAGGGAGGATAATGTGGATTATCTGATGGGTCATGAGTCACTGCTACCCTCTGTATCGACTAGGGCTACTCTATCCAAGTCCGCTGATCGAGAGCGAGTCTGACCTATGTGCAGCATGAATGGAGTGGACTCAGGGTTGATACTGGTAGCCATCGGAGTGTCGCAGAAGACTCATCTCTACTTCTTTCGAGGATATCTTCAGAACCCGGCTCATTATCCGTATCGCTCGAGTGATAATTAGTTTTACAGATCACTGCTAATGTGTTTTATTCAGACTGTCCTGTTTCTAATGGTACTATTGCCACGACTGTGGCCAAAGAAAAAATGCCGAACGGCCGGGGTGGAGTACTATTTGGACAGTTCTCGTGAATTGATTAAATTGACGTTCACAGTTTTCCTTGGTCATGCTacaagaaagagctggaagccAGAGGGGGGATATTGCTGTAGATGAGTTTTCAAATATGGATGGAAAATTATGGCACGCTACCCCTAAGACGAGTGAGAGTGCTCGAAGTTTTGTCCATTCTTTAATCATTGCAGACGATTTTACATTGGTTTTTTCTTATTACGATCATATGACCTAATATTTTGCAGGTTGGCACATGATATCACCGGGACATGTAAGCCACGGCcagaataataaaaaaaagagagTAGAAACTCAGTGCAGAGAATAATAACTAATGCGTTGTACATATAATAAAATTACACCAAAAAAATACAGACACACCAGAAAGTATACTTTGAACGCGGTTTCAGGTGTTAGCTACTCTTTGCCTGATATGGGCAATAGTCCCTAGAGCCCAGAGAGTTACCCCTTAAAAGTCCCCTTCTTGAGTCCAATCTGGACTCGCAGATTGAAGTCTTCAAGCCTAGAGGAGAGCTCCCTAGCAAGCTCGATCTTGAGCGTCCCCTTCATCCCCTTGCTCTCAAAGACCCTCACCTTCTGTCTCCCCAGAGCAATAGCCTCATCCCACAGATCgtgctgagcttgagaaagCCGGAGCATATTTTTcgccttctcaatctccttcagcGCCTGCCACGCCCTGGCCTGGGTATCCGTTAGCTCAGCAGTATACTTCTCGATTGCCACGGCAGTCATGTTTGGATCCGACTTGGAGCGCTTGCGCTGTGGGCCTATGTTCGCTTGCAATGGAGAATTGTCAATATTAGCTCCTATCTCAGCGGTATTGGACTCAGAGTCTTTACTAACGGCCTGGTAGGAAGAGAGGCCTGTGCCGTTAAATTGGATGTCTTGGTCCGTTTCGACCCGAAACTGCGTCTCGGTGATCTCCCCTGGGTAGGTAGCATCGGCGTTCCTGGGATCTTCTGCTGCTAAACTCGAAGACATGAGAGTAGACATGGATGTGTAGAGGGCCCTAGCGAGCTCGGGGCTGTCAGGCGTGGTGGCTGGGTCAAGCAAGTGCTCGCCGTAACAGTTGTCAACTGCGGGGGCATTGCAGAAGGGGCAGTAGACTTCATTTTTCGTAGACATAATGGATAGTTGGCCTGGTTACAGTTGATTCTGTTTCTTGGATGAAATACTGGTGATTTCGGCGAGGTGATGGTGTCGTGTTGCTGGATAAGGTATTGCCTGGGTTTTAATAGCGAGATAGGGCTGACGCCATTAT
It includes:
- a CDS encoding uncharacterized protein (transcript_id=CADANIAT00003709), whose translation is MSTKNEVYCPFCNAPAVDNCYGEHLLDPATTPDSPELARALYTSMSTLMSSSLAAEDPRNADATYPGEITETQFRVETDQDIQFNGTGLSSYQAVSKDSESNTAEIGANIDNSPLQANIGPQRKRSKSDPNMTAVAIEKYTAELTDTQARAWQALKEIEKAKNMLRLSQAQHDLWDEAIALGRQKVRVFESKGMKGTLKIELARELSSRLEDFNLRVQIGLKKGTFKGYYSLH